GACGATTCCGGAGTATCTCAGCCTGCTCGACGCGATCCGTCAGGACGTGATCGGCCCGTCGGTGGACGATTTCTACCACCTCGCGCGCATGACGCTGGTGAAGAACGAAGCCCATTTCGATAAGTTCGACCGCGCTTTCGGGGCTTACTTCAAAGGCGTGTCCGAAATAGACATGACGCGCGAGCTGCCGCTGGAATGGTTGCGCAAACATTTCGAACGGGACCTGAGCCCGGAGGACCGCGCCAAGATCGAGGCGATGGGCTGGGATCAGCTGATGGAGCGCCTGAAGCAGCTGCTGGAAGAGCAGAAGGAGCGCCACGAAGGCGGCAACAAGTGGATCGGCACCGGCGGCACGTCGCCCTTCGGTGCCTACGGTGACAACCCGGCCGGCATCCGCATCGGACAGGACCGCAGCCGCAAGCGCAGCGCCGTGAAGGTGTGGGACCAGCGCGCGTTCAAGGACTATGACGACACGGTGGAGCTGGACACGCGCAACATCAAGGTGGCGCTGCGCCGCCTGCGCAAGTTTGCGCGCCAGGGGGCGGCCGAGGAGCTGGACCTGGACCACACCATCCACGCCACGGCGGCGGCCGGCGGCATGCTGGACATCAAGATGGTGCCCGAGCGGCACAACACGGTGAAGGTGCTCCTGCTGATGGACGTCGGCGGCACCATGGACGACCACATCCACCGCGTCGAGGAGCTGTTTTCCGCGGCAAAGTCCGAATTCAAGCACCTGGAGTTCTACTACTTCCACAACTGTGTGTATGACTTCATGTGGAAGAACAACCACCGGCGCTTTACCGAGAAGATCCCCACGTGGGACATCATCCGCAAGTACAACAAGGACTACAAGCTGGTTTTCGTGGGGGATGCGACCATGAGCCCCTATGAAATCCTGCAGGCCGGTGGCAGCACCGAGTACAACAACGACGAGCCGGGGGCCGAATGGATCGGCCGCCTGACGCACGCGTTCCCCAATCACGTGTGGATCAATCCAGAGCCGCAGGGGGTGTGGCCCTACCGGCAGAGCGTCTCGATCATGCAGCAGCTGGTCGGCGGGCGGATGTTTCCGTTGACGCTGCAGGGCCTCGAGAGCGCAATGCGGTTGCTGAGCAAATGAAGAGAGGCCGCGGCCGCCATCGCCTGCTGGCCGGTCTGTCCGCTTTGCTGATGGCGTCTGCCGGATGGGCGCAGGGCACCGGCGCGGGAGGGTCCGAGCCCGTCGCCCCGGCGCACGCCGAAGAGGCCGACCTGTTGCGTGCCGACGGCTGGCGGCTGGTCATCCAGGCGCCCGAGCCGCTCGACCGGCTGTTGCGTGAATACCTCGACATTGCGCGTTTCCAGCGCGAAGCCGCCGAGCCGGGGGCGTTGCCCATCTCGCGTGCCGAACTGCGGCGGCTGGTGGTTTCGGCACCCGAGCAGGCCCGTGGCCTGATCGACGCGGAAGGCTATTTCGGTGCCCGCATCACCACGCGCGTCCACGACGAGGTGCCCGGCCAGCCCATCGAGGTGACGCTGACGGTCGAGCCGGGCGAGCTGACCCAGGTGTCGCGGGTGCAGTTCGTGTTTGAAG
This is a stretch of genomic DNA from Aquabacterium olei. It encodes these proteins:
- a CDS encoding vWA domain-containing protein: MLIDFFYALRSAKLPVTIPEYLSLLDAIRQDVIGPSVDDFYHLARMTLVKNEAHFDKFDRAFGAYFKGVSEIDMTRELPLEWLRKHFERDLSPEDRAKIEAMGWDQLMERLKQLLEEQKERHEGGNKWIGTGGTSPFGAYGDNPAGIRIGQDRSRKRSAVKVWDQRAFKDYDDTVELDTRNIKVALRRLRKFARQGAAEELDLDHTIHATAAAGGMLDIKMVPERHNTVKVLLLMDVGGTMDDHIHRVEELFSAAKSEFKHLEFYYFHNCVYDFMWKNNHRRFTEKIPTWDIIRKYNKDYKLVFVGDATMSPYEILQAGGSTEYNNDEPGAEWIGRLTHAFPNHVWINPEPQGVWPYRQSVSIMQQLVGGRMFPLTLQGLESAMRLLSK